The Patescibacteria group bacterium genome has a segment encoding these proteins:
- a CDS encoding glycosyltransferase, which translates to MKILLVNKFYYPQGGAEKHVFDLKALLESRGHKVVMFAVRDPRNMPSPEQKYFVSPVDFSRVRFGWQGLRVAARMLYSRAANRQLERLIRDERPDIAHLHNVYHQLPPSILSVLKKHHIPTVMTLHDYKLISPNYALYDHGAVCERSIRGAYYRTITHRCVKNSYLASTLAAVTMYIHRWRKYYQIVDCYISPSRFLIGKVKQSGLPVRRLECLPNFIAANEAPAAEPGDYFIAAGRISEEKGYDTTLAAVRGTDLSLKIVGDGPALAGLKEFVARNQMNNVEFTGRLGGAALRMAIRQARAVLVPSIWYENCPLAVLEAYREGRAVIGSRIGGIPELIVDGRTGLLVSPGSATELRQAMSRLWREPKLANQLGQQAYEQVQSYNPERYYDSLMKIYQSILSPHALSNPN; encoded by the coding sequence ATGAAAATACTGCTAGTAAACAAATTCTATTATCCCCAAGGCGGTGCCGAAAAGCACGTGTTTGATTTGAAGGCGCTGCTGGAGAGTCGTGGCCACAAGGTGGTTATGTTTGCGGTACGTGACCCGCGCAACATGCCCAGCCCCGAACAAAAATACTTCGTGTCGCCAGTTGATTTTAGCCGGGTTCGTTTCGGTTGGCAGGGTCTACGCGTGGCGGCTCGGATGCTATATTCCCGCGCAGCCAACCGGCAATTAGAACGGCTGATTCGGGATGAACGGCCGGATATTGCCCACCTGCATAATGTCTATCATCAATTACCGCCATCGATATTATCCGTACTAAAGAAACATCATATACCGACGGTCATGACACTCCATGACTATAAATTGATTTCGCCAAATTACGCGCTCTACGACCACGGTGCCGTTTGCGAACGGTCCATCCGCGGCGCTTATTATCGGACGATCACTCACCGGTGCGTCAAGAATTCGTATCTGGCATCAACCTTGGCCGCTGTAACTATGTATATTCACCGTTGGCGGAAATATTATCAGATTGTGGATTGCTACATCTCACCCAGTCGATTTTTGATCGGCAAAGTCAAACAATCAGGCTTGCCGGTGCGTCGGTTAGAATGCTTACCGAATTTTATTGCGGCCAACGAGGCGCCTGCCGCCGAACCGGGTGACTATTTTATCGCGGCTGGGAGAATATCGGAGGAAAAGGGTTATGACACAACACTGGCCGCCGTGCGCGGCACCGACCTGTCTTTGAAGATTGTCGGTGACGGGCCCGCTCTAGCCGGTTTGAAAGAGTTTGTCGCGCGTAACCAAATGAACAATGTAGAGTTTACGGGAAGGTTGGGCGGGGCGGCACTGCGGATGGCGATTCGCCAGGCCCGGGCGGTACTCGTGCCGTCGATCTGGTATGAAAACTGTCCGCTGGCGGTGTTGGAAGCATATCGGGAAGGGCGAGCCGTAATTGGTTCACGCATCGGCGGTATTCCGGAATTGATCGTAGATGGCCGCACCGGCCTGCTAGTTTCGCCAGGCTCAGCGACGGAGCTCCGTCAGGCCATGTCCAGATTATGGCGAGAACCTAAGTTGGCCAACCAGCTGGGTCAGCAGGCTTACGAACAGGTGCAATCATATAACCCGGAACGGTATTACGATTCGTTGATGAAAATATATCAAAGTATATTATCGCCACATGCGTTATCGAATCCTAACTAG